CGTTCATCGAGAAGCTGATCCAGCAGGGGGCGAAGGTGGTGTTCACCACCAGCTTTGGCTTCATGGACGGCACCCTGGCCATGGCCAGGCGGTACCCGAACATCATCTTCGGGCACGCCAGCGGTTTCAAGCGCAACCGCAACATGTTTACCTACATGGCCGACTTCTACCAGGTCTACTACCTGAACGGCCTGATGGCCGGCGCCCTCACCAAGAGCGGCAAGATCGGCTATGTGGCGGCCTTCCCCATCCCCGAGGTGAAGCGGCACCTGGGGGCGTTCGCCCTGGGCATCCGGGCGGTCAACCCCACGGCCACAGTGCATGTGCGCTGGCTCTTCTCCTGGTTTGACCCGGCGAAGGCCAAGGAGGCCACCGAGGCGCTGATCGCCGAGGGGGCCGATGTTTTTGCCTTCACCGAGGACTCGCCTACGGTGATCCAGGTGGCCGCCAAGAAGGGGCTACCCAGCTTCAGCCACTACTCCCCCATGCAGCGGTTTGCCCCGCAGCACGTGATCTCCGGCCAGCTGGTGCACTGGGAGGTCATCTACATCGACTTCCTGCGGAAGGTGCTGGCGGGCAAGTACACCGCCGACAACCTGCAGGACGTCGACTACTGGTGGCTGCTGGCGGAGAAGGCGGTGGAGCTGGGCGGGGCGTTCGGGGTGCCCATCAACCCGGTCTGGGCGCCCAAGCTGCAGGCCGTCAAGGTGAGCACTCCGGAATTCGGGACGATCTCCGTGTACGACCTGGTGATGCGGCGCCTGGCGCAGATGTCCCGGACGCCCGTGGCCTTCGATCCCTTCACCGGACCCATCCGCGACCGCAAGGGCGTGCTGCGCGTGCCCGCGGGCAAGACCATGACCGTGCTGGAGCTGACCACCATGGAGTGGGCGGCGCCGGGCATCGTCGGCCCCTGGCCGAAGGAGCCGTAAGCGGACCAATCGCGGCGGAGGCAGCGGCGGGCGGCCTGGACCTGGCCGCCCGCTTCCTGCCGGTGCATGACAGTGGCCAGGATTGGTCCGTTCCTTCCGATTGGACACTCCTCGGGTCTGTGGGGCCGGCAAAGCCAGTCTAAGCGGATTCCGGCTCCGGCAGCAGCTTGAAAATCGGGAGGATTCCCAGGTTCTGGATGTCGGGTACCTCCTCCCCCTCCAGCAGGATCGCCGCCTTGGCCACGACGTTGCCCCCCGCCTGAGCGATCAGCTCCAGCATGGCCCGCATGGTCTCGCCGGTGCTGAAGATGTCGTCCACCACGGCCACGCGCCTGCCGCGCAGCTTCATGGCGTCCCGTCCGTCCATATACAGCTCCTGCTCCGTCTTGGCGGTGATGGGCTTGTAGCGGACCATGAGCGGTGAGAGCATGAACGGACGGATGCGCCGCTGGCAGACCACGTAGGGCTTAAGCCCCAGGTAAGTGGCGATGGCGTGGGCCAGGGGGATACCCTTGATCTCCGTGGTCACCAGGATCTCCGGATCGTTCAGCCGGGGCGCCAGCAGCTTGGCCGCGCGGTCAATCACCTCGGTGTCGCCCAGGCTGTAGTAGTAGGCGATCCAGGTGTCGGGAGCCACCTGGATGAGGGGCAGGGTGCGCACCATGCCGGCGACCTCCAGGTCGTAGGCGGGCTGGCCGCGGAAGGGCAGAATGTGAGCCATAGGTCACCTCGGTTGCTCAACGATAACGCCACACCGCACCCACGACCATGGCCGGTGTGGCTCAA
The genomic region above belongs to Armatimonadota bacterium and contains:
- a CDS encoding BMP family ABC transporter substrate-binding protein, producing the protein MRTVALVALMLLFAAAGPGLAQAKLKAGFIYVGPIGDYGWTHAHDQGRRIAERTLPIETLYVESVPEAQVEPFIEKLIQQGAKVVFTTSFGFMDGTLAMARRYPNIIFGHASGFKRNRNMFTYMADFYQVYYLNGLMAGALTKSGKIGYVAAFPIPEVKRHLGAFALGIRAVNPTATVHVRWLFSWFDPAKAKEATEALIAEGADVFAFTEDSPTVIQVAAKKGLPSFSHYSPMQRFAPQHVISGQLVHWEVIYIDFLRKVLAGKYTADNLQDVDYWWLLAEKAVELGGAFGVPINPVWAPKLQAVKVSTPEFGTISVYDLVMRRLAQMSRTPVAFDPFTGPIRDRKGVLRVPAGKTMTVLELTTMEWAAPGIVGPWPKEP
- a CDS encoding phosphoribosyltransferase family protein; the protein is MAHILPFRGQPAYDLEVAGMVRTLPLIQVAPDTWIAYYYSLGDTEVIDRAAKLLAPRLNDPEILVTTEIKGIPLAHAIATYLGLKPYVVCQRRIRPFMLSPLMVRYKPITAKTEQELYMDGRDAMKLRGRRVAVVDDIFSTGETMRAMLELIAQAGGNVVAKAAILLEGEEVPDIQNLGILPIFKLLPEPESA